The following is a genomic window from Sphingobacterium spiritivorum.
TCTTAATCCTGTTAAAAAGAAAAAGGCTGAAAAAGGGAGAGCTAAAATGTAACTACCAGAATAAGCGAGTGCAATTGAGATCACAAACCAAGGAATTGTTAAATTATTTTCGATTAACATTTCTCTCCATGTTAACTTTTTCAAGTCTTTCCATTCGACTTTTTTTAATAGTTCCTGATGTGTCATAATAAAATGATTTTTACGTTACCAGAATTGACAACACTAATTATTTACACGAAACTAATATATAGATTTTCCGCAATGCTATTTCTATACATGAATTTAATTTTCACTTATTTTTTACTAAAAGTAATGAAAGAACTACACCCCACCTATCCTACCCCTTAACGCCCCTTATAACTCAAACATTAGCGTAGCGGTGCTTGTGCTTTATATCATTGTGTCACAAACGGATGCTTGCGACAGACAAGATTTACCCTCTCATCCAACCAAAGATAAAAAGCTCTGACCTTCGTCAGAGCTTTTCAATCATATCTCACGCTTTGAAAACGTATCAGACATGTGTTTGCCTTGTTTATTTCGTAACTGTAACCACGATATCATCAATAAAAATACGGTTTACGGTAGATGGCCAGTTACCGGAACGCTGGTCAAAAGCGCCGCCCAAGAGCCAGAACTGGGTTTCGGAAGTAGCTCCTGTAATCACAAAAGAATATGTTGCTTCCGGGGCTTTCCAGGAAGCCCGGCTGGATTCCAGATTGGAGTTGGTAGCAGGTATATTGTTGATTTTAAACTCACTTACACTCACTTTTCCCGGTCCTTTGACACCTACAGTAAGGACATTATGATCACCGCTGGCATAGCGCACAGCTTTAAAGGTCACCAGCAGGTTCTTCGTGCGTTGTACATTGGCAAGTTTCGGAGAGATGAGATCCCCTCCGTAGTTCGTCCGGCCCAATTTTATAAACCCCGGACGTGCATAGATAGAAGCATAACTTCCTCCTCCTTCAGTCGTGTTGACAGTACTTGTCCAGCCTTTTGCAACTTCGGCCGAAGTCCAGGAGCCGATCCTTGTTTCACCGGTGGTTACACTAAAAATTTCACTTCCATACGTTAACCAGTTGAAGTTCTCATTTAACACAACATCTCCCTCGACCTGCAACTTCACTCCCTTTTGATAAACCGTCAGCGGAGTAGCTTGCTGTACATCATCCAGAAACAAGAGTAGATTTGCGGTACGTTCAATATCCGTATTTTTATTGACCCGGATGGTTACAGGTGTATCACCCGAACCTTCTGCCGGAGAGATTTCCAGCCACTCCGCTCCCTCTTCAGGCGCTATTCTCCATTTGCCTGTGGAACGAAGAATATAGTTACCCGTAAGTCCAGCTTCAGGAACATCTAACTTCTCCGAAATACCATCAATTTTCAGGTAAGGATCTTTTTGCTGTTCTCCGGTTGTAGCTGCAGCCTGCTCAATTTTGAGCACATTGCTTTGCAACTGTCCGTTGACCGTAAAAAATAAAGTCATCGTACGAACCTCCTGATCCTTGTTTTTGGTTACCGTCACAGTAAAAGTACCATCTCCGCTACCTTCTGCCGGATCTATCTTAAACCAATGTTCTTTACGCAAGGGCTGAACTTTCCAGTTGCCTCCCGACTGCACGGTAAAGGTCGCAGATGAGCCGTTTGCAGCGACTTCCATCTTTGAAGGATTATCTTTCAGTGTTAAAAAGTTGTTTATTTCATTTTCATCTTTACAGGACGAAAAAAGTATAGTTAAGCTAAGACAAAAGGCCATTATAGCTTTTGGCAGAGCCTTCAGACTGTAATAATTGGTCGTTTTCATGAGTTTCATATTTCTATTTTACCTGCATCTCTACACGTTCTTTCATCACGGTCGTGACATTCCCTATTGTATATTGGTAAGACAACAGGAACACATTGGTTCGCATACCGAAAGTCTCCTCTACTTTGAATTTATTGGGATAAGCCGGGTCATTATTCAACTGCACAATCTTGATGTCCTTATACGGCTTAATGGTCACATTGTTAAATTCGTCCATTTCCAGAATAAGACAATTTTTCTCAATATTAGGAACCTTGGAGACAAAAGTTTCACTTCCCGCCACCATGCGTACACTATTGGTAGTCAATGGAAACAACTGTTTATTTGCAGCTGTGGCAAGACCATTGGCAAAACCGACCATAGCATACATTGAATTTTTCGCCTGCGATGCAAACTCATTCTCAATAATCACCTGATACAACATGGTACTTTTAGTAGGCTTAATTTCCACACCGGAAGCATTAGTTGCTTTTAGTCCGATAAAGTAGGTCGAGTCCGGAGATAATCCGTCCGGACGTAATTTAATCATCGTGCGTCCGGTCAGTTCACCTGCCTTGATCACGATCTTATCATCCATGATATCATATTTTCCTTTAGGCAGTAATTTGGCATACAGATCTTCTGCATTATCATACACTGCAAAGTTATATTTTGCCAGAGGAGCCGAATCTTCTTCCAATCCGATAATCAGATCTTGTGTCGGTGCGTGAGTACCTCCTGAAGATGCCGCTACATATCCTGTAACCTCTTCACCCGTCAGCTGGACAACTTCTTTAAAGGTATTGTGATAATCAGAACTGATTAACGCTACCTCATTTTTGTACATTTCCTTTTCGAACACTTCATTGTCCTTACAGGAAGCAAATAAGGTCGAAATTGCAAGTATTGCTATCAAACTTTGTTTCATAAATATTTCGTTATGGTCTTCCGTCAGCCGTACGGACAGCGGAAGACCTGTATATTATCTTCTTCTGTTGCTTATTCCTAATTATATCCCGGGTTCTGATCCAGTGAAGGTAATCTTCGCATCTCAGCACGTGGTATAGGTACCCAGATCAACTTCTTGTCTACCTGACGTGTCAGGAAGGAGGAAGTACCCGGTGAAACTCTTCTGTAGAATGACTCACGCGTTGCACCATCCGGATTCATGCCGCGGATAGGTTCACGTTCCGTCTCTTCATACATACCCCAGCGACGTACATCATAGAAACGTCTGTTCTCCCATAAGAATTCAACCATACGCTCGCGCTCAATCTGCTTTTGCACCTCTGCTTTACTGGAAAGCTGAGCAGATGATAAGCCGGGTAAGCCTGCGCGGTAACGCACCATATTAAAAGAGGTTTTGATCTCATTCTCATCACGGCCAAGCGTATAGCTCTGATCCCCGACCTGTACGGTATGACTTCCGGTCAGGTTATTCATGGCTTCCGCATAAGACAATAACATTTCAGCGTATCGGATAATCGGATATGCCTTAGGCATCATCCGGGCACCTGTACCCGTAAGTGCGTCAAAGGCATGGTTCCATTTTTTGATCACATAGCCGGTAAGCGGATAGTTAGGTGAAGATGCCGATACCCCGCCACGGCCATCGGATTCCTGATAGAAATATTTGGCAGTATGGTTATTCAGTGTAGTACTGGATAAAGCTTGCCATACAGCACCATTGAAACCCACCGAAGCATAGAAACGCATCTCCCGGTTGGCATACATCTTGAATATACCCGCATTCATTGGATACCCGGAAAAATTGCGTGACTGTGTAGTAAAGAGATCGGCAAATGTTCCGCCCGCAGGCAGGTCAGCAACTGATTCAAAATAAGTATCACCCCGGGCCTCTTCTCTGGTACGACCGTCATCCATCAGGTAGGCATCTACCACTTTTTGTGTCACGGAAAAACGTCCCCAGCCACCCAAAGTCGGAGGAAGTGCACCCTGGTTTAAATTGGTATTAAGGTATGCGGTATTTCTTCCCCAGATATATTCCGGGTTAATAGAAGCTACGGCTTCTCCGGTAAATACATCAGAATACGATCTGAATGCATCAATTCCCTTAGCGCCGTTAGGATAGGCTCCATAGAAGCTGGGATCAGAGGTAACTCCGGCAGGGAGTGCTGGTGTTCTTTCGTCGGCCGGCACTGTATACAATTTGTACCTTCCCATATCCATCACCCGCTTTGCTGCGGCAGCAGCCACTGCCCAGCGTCTTTCATTATACTGCTGAGATACATAGTGTACACCATCTGTCTTACGTACCCAGCTACCATAATAGGAGTTGGCTGCTGCACCGCCATTAAACAACGGACTAGCGTGGATCAACCGCAAACGGGCGATTAAAGCAAATGCGGCTCCTTTGGTCGGCTTACCAAAATCCAGTAAACTGACATCAAGAGGCAACTGTACAGCAGCCTTTTCAAATTCGCTGCAGATATATTCCATCGCTTCATCATATGTTGCTCTCGGACGATCATAATATTCGATCGTCTCATTGGTACTGACGATATCATCCCCCAACAATATCGGAGGGCCGAAATCTATAATCAGATTGTAGTATGCATAGGCACGTATAAAACGGGTATAGCCTTCAATCCGGTTACGATCCGCATAAGTCATATCCCTGGGCAAATCAAGATTCTTCAATATCGTATTCGCTTTACGGATAATCTTATAGTATTTCCCCCACTGATTAAGTCCCCCGTAAAAATCAGGTGTGATATTTCCGGTAACAAAGTCCATCCCATAGTAAATATTGGTAGTTCCCGTTCCGGTCAATCCGTTTATAGCCTCGTCGGTTGCCATTGGTCCCGGTGTATAATTACTACGGATGGTATTGGATTCATCCGGAAACATTGCTGCTGCTCCCCACATGTAAGCTTCCATATACCGGGTATTTGTAAATGCCGAATCAATATTAAATTCGTCATCAAAATAATTGTCGATATTAAGATAATCTTTACAGGATGTTGCCATAAACAACAGCGGCAAAGCCAGTGCGACTTGTATTATTCTTTTTATGATTACTGACGTTTTCATGTCTTTAATTTATATCTGTACTACTAAAAATTAATATAGGCCTGTACCGAATAGGTCGATGGTATAGGATATTTACGTCCGCCCCAGGCAGCCTGTTCCGGATCAAATATTTTGACATTATCCCAGATATACAGGTTGTTACCTACAAACTGAAGATCCATGGATTTAACACCTACACGCTTAAGGAATTTCGGACTCACATTATAACTCAGTGTAACCTCCTGTAAACGGATATAACGTGCGTCTCCCTGCCAGAAGGTAGACAACTGGCTGTTGTTGCTGTTATTGCCGTATTGCATACGTGGAAAACGGGCATTTGGATTTTCTGCCAGAGATAAATCAATGCCCTGCTCTAAAGCATAATCTCTCGGAATCCATCGGTTAGCAGGATCATTGACCAGAGAGATCAGGTTGCCGTCCGTTCCTCCGAAGAAAGGCATATAACCCATACCTGTATTTTCAACTACCCCTTTATAATTCATCGGTTGACCCACATAGAAGAAAGAAGTTTTACCCGTTCCTTTGAAAAGCACACCAAGAGAAAGGTTTTTGTAACGGAATTCTCCACCAAAGCCGTACATCGTCAACGGGTAGTTACTGTGTGTCAACGGCACTTTGTCCAAAGTATTGATCACACCGTCACCATTCACATCCTTATACTTGATATCTCCCGGTAATACTGCTCCAAAACTCTGCGTAGGACTATACTTGATATCATCCTCATCTTTGAACAAGCCCAGAGACTGGTATCCGCGGATAGAATTGTACGGATAGCCGTTATACTCCAGATACGAATACTCCAGATAAGCCTGCTCCCAGTTTTGCACCACATTTTTAGAATACGTAAAATTACCACGCAATGTCAATGTCATATCGTTATTGATCTTGGTCGTATATGTAATATTTCCGTCAGCACCGGAACTTTTCATGCGGCCGACATTGGCATAAGGATTGGAAATTACCCCTACATAATCCGGAACCTGCACGCGTGGCTGGAAAATACCATTACGCTGATCCTGGAAAAAATCAATCACAAAGTCGATCTTATTATTGAACAGTTTTCCTTCTATACCCACGTTGGATTTGATCGCGCGTTCCCAGGCCAGATTATCTGCCCCTATACGGGTTTCTGTAATGGTTTCAATACCTCCTACTCCCCACACATTACTTTCGTAGATATCTGCCTTTGTCAGATAAGGAAAGCGAACGGCGTTAGAAATTCGGTCGTTACCTACCGTACCATAAGAAGCTCTGATTTTAAAGTAGTCTAACCAGGGAGCTGCTTCATGTACAAATTTGTATCCGGTAGGTACCCAACCCAATGCTATGGACGGAAAGAAACCATATTGACGTCCTGGCTGGAAGTTTTCTGAACCTGTATAACCAAAGTTGACATCCAATAAATAAGTATCTCTGAAACCATAGGTAAACCTGCTTGACACCCCCTGATAACGTACCGGAATAGCGGTAAGATTATTTGTTGCATCATCGGTATCTTTGGCATCACTGAGGTAATAATAAAGCAATGCCGAGGTACGGTGGTCATCACCAAATTTCTTATCATAATTTAGTGTAGACTCAAAATGATACTTACGATATTGTCTTAAGTTTTTAACATATGCTGCCGGTCTTTCCTGTACTTTCTGAGCCATAATCAATGATCCGTCCAGATTACGACCGGTTGCTTCATACAGTGCCGGCTGTATCCACCTGCGCTCTGCAAAATAGCTGTGAAGGTCATAAGCTCCCTGTGCACGGATTTTCAATCCGTCAAGCAAGCTTTTC
Proteins encoded in this region:
- a CDS encoding RagB/SusD family nutrient uptake outer membrane protein; translated protein: MKTSVIIKRIIQVALALPLLFMATSCKDYLNIDNYFDDEFNIDSAFTNTRYMEAYMWGAAAMFPDESNTIRSNYTPGPMATDEAINGLTGTGTTNIYYGMDFVTGNITPDFYGGLNQWGKYYKIIRKANTILKNLDLPRDMTYADRNRIEGYTRFIRAYAYYNLIIDFGPPILLGDDIVSTNETIEYYDRPRATYDEAMEYICSEFEKAAVQLPLDVSLLDFGKPTKGAAFALIARLRLIHASPLFNGGAAANSYYGSWVRKTDGVHYVSQQYNERRWAVAAAAAKRVMDMGRYKLYTVPADERTPALPAGVTSDPSFYGAYPNGAKGIDAFRSYSDVFTGEAVASINPEYIWGRNTAYLNTNLNQGALPPTLGGWGRFSVTQKVVDAYLMDDGRTREEARGDTYFESVADLPAGGTFADLFTTQSRNFSGYPMNAGIFKMYANREMRFYASVGFNGAVWQALSSTTLNNHTAKYFYQESDGRGGVSASSPNYPLTGYVIKKWNHAFDALTGTGARMMPKAYPIIRYAEMLLSYAEAMNNLTGSHTVQVGDQSYTLGRDENEIKTSFNMVRYRAGLPGLSSAQLSSKAEVQKQIERERMVEFLWENRRFYDVRRWGMYEETEREPIRGMNPDGATRESFYRRVSPGTSSFLTRQVDKKLIWVPIPRAEMRRLPSLDQNPGYN
- a CDS encoding BT_3044 domain-containing protein codes for the protein MKQSLIAILAISTLFASCKDNEVFEKEMYKNEVALISSDYHNTFKEVVQLTGEEVTGYVAASSGGTHAPTQDLIIGLEEDSAPLAKYNFAVYDNAEDLYAKLLPKGKYDIMDDKIVIKAGELTGRTMIKLRPDGLSPDSTYFIGLKATNASGVEIKPTKSTMLYQVIIENEFASQAKNSMYAMVGFANGLATAANKQLFPLTTNSVRMVAGSETFVSKVPNIEKNCLILEMDEFNNVTIKPYKDIKIVQLNNDPAYPNKFKVEETFGMRTNVFLLSYQYTIGNVTTVMKERVEMQVK
- a CDS encoding SusC/RagA family TonB-linked outer membrane protein codes for the protein MKIIHFLCMLPLYLCFSVTYAQQTQEQEQLTVAGSVVDDKGQPVSSVSIYVKDKPTGTTSTDAKGKFNIKAIYGDRLVFTSVGYETTEHLVVESTANLTITLLEKSTNIEEVVVVGLGAQQRKISSVGAITTVDVKQLQSPAPSIANLLGGRAAGVISMQTSGEPGANIADFWIRGIGTFGANAKALVLIDGLEGDLNTIDPADVESFSILKDASATAVYGVRGANGVVLVTTKRGTVDRIQITGRVNSTMSRLSRLPEYLRAYDYALLANEASAVRGSEPLFNDTELGIIKYNLDPDMYPDISWQDEILNKNFWRQSYYTSGRGGSEVARYFLSLGGNTETAAYKVDKNSIYSSNVGYNTYNYRVNLDINLTKTTKVFLGSDGFLSDKKEPGIADTDFIWKTQSTLTPVSIPIQYSNGLLPGVGSGERSSPYVMINRTGSYNQQIYKGKVTLALDQDLKSLLDGLKIRAQGAYDLHSYFAERRWIQPALYEATGRNLDGSLIMAQKVQERPAAYVKNLRQYRKYHFESTLNYDKKFGDDHRTSALLYYYLSDAKDTDDATNNLTAIPVRYQGVSSRFTYGFRDTYLLDVNFGYTGSENFQPGRQYGFFPSIALGWVPTGYKFVHEAAPWLDYFKIRASYGTVGNDRISNAVRFPYLTKADIYESNVWGVGGIETITETRIGADNLAWERAIKSNVGIEGKLFNNKIDFVIDFFQDQRNGIFQPRVQVPDYVGVISNPYANVGRMKSSGADGNITYTTKINNDMTLTLRGNFTYSKNVVQNWEQAYLEYSYLEYNGYPYNSIRGYQSLGLFKDEDDIKYSPTQSFGAVLPGDIKYKDVNGDGVINTLDKVPLTHSNYPLTMYGFGGEFRYKNLSLGVLFKGTGKTSFFYVGQPMNYKGVVENTGMGYMPFFGGTDGNLISLVNDPANRWIPRDYALEQGIDLSLAENPNARFPRMQYGNNSNNSQLSTFWQGDARYIRLQEVTLSYNVSPKFLKRVGVKSMDLQFVGNNLYIWDNVKIFDPEQAAWGGRKYPIPSTYSVQAYINF
- a CDS encoding BACON domain-containing protein, whose protein sequence is MKLMKTTNYYSLKALPKAIMAFCLSLTILFSSCKDENEINNFLTLKDNPSKMEVAANGSSATFTVQSGGNWKVQPLRKEHWFKIDPAEGSGDGTFTVTVTKNKDQEVRTMTLFFTVNGQLQSNVLKIEQAAATTGEQQKDPYLKIDGISEKLDVPEAGLTGNYILRSTGKWRIAPEEGAEWLEISPAEGSGDTPVTIRVNKNTDIERTANLLLFLDDVQQATPLTVYQKGVKLQVEGDVVLNENFNWLTYGSEIFSVTTGETRIGSWTSAEVAKGWTSTVNTTEGGGSYASIYARPGFIKLGRTNYGGDLISPKLANVQRTKNLLVTFKAVRYASGDHNVLTVGVKGPGKVSVSEFKINNIPATNSNLESSRASWKAPEATYSFVITGATSETQFWLLGGAFDQRSGNWPSTVNRIFIDDIVVTVTK